A genomic window from Sorex araneus isolate mSorAra2 chromosome 2, mSorAra2.pri, whole genome shotgun sequence includes:
- the RECQL4 gene encoding ATP-dependent DNA helicase Q4 isoform X6, whose translation MGYHWTMGKGLRPISRQPFRPTRHNRGNYVRLNLKHKHYMRGPALRGRFLRRQVWKQKWQKKEGLDRVRRRPMSQDSCFKCGQLGHWGSECPQHEATSASREGGEAKSQTLAVMETVAPHIGPVSCPGEPGGREKGASSSQLELPPTLLPEDVETSNLQCPGSPQRHLPEAPCPSPMLPLYQPAPSGEMPGEPTPQPGACTGVAGSHADYYVSTETPAEVFQALHHLGHQAFRPGQEQAIMRILCGMSTLLVLPTGAGKSLCYQLPALLYFQRSPCLTLVVSPLLSLMDDQVSGLPPGLKAACIHSGMTRKQRESVLKKAQAAQLHVLMLSPEALVGGLACLTQLPAVAFACLDEVHCLSQWSHNFRPCYLRVCKVLREQVGVHTFLGLTATATRSTTLDVAQHLGVAGGLAQGPTAIPSNLQLSVSMDRDPDQALVTLLQSDRFRALDSVIVYCNRREDTERVAALLRTCLHGARRPGGQAPETIAEAYHAGMSSRERRRVQQAFMGGQLLVVVATVAFGMGLDRPDVRAVLHLGLPSSLESYVQAVGRAGRDGQPAQCHLFLQPQGEDLRELRRHVHAQATDFLAVKRLVQSIFPPCRCLQQITPGPGSLQKVEQAGKSHAARCPGHLRALPVQPMVQALDMPEEAIETLLSYLELHPQHWLELQASTYSHCHLHFPGGPAQLQALARRCLALAACVARQTPKSTPGGGVSLDFDVVALADSMGWELRLVRRELQQLQWDPELGTGASQGTGVLVEFRQLAFCLRSRGDLSPEETDDICSFLCGRVQAREQEALSRLRRTFQTFHSVAFPSCGPCMEQPDQERSSRLKALLSCYFEEEVPGVSEEEQGPEPGQVLLGDWEDQVCRDIRHLLSSWPEQQFSGRAVARILHGIGSPCYPAQVYGQDRRFWRKYLHLNFHVLMQLATKEVLAWGR comes from the exons ATGGGTTACCACTGGACTATGGGAAAAGGCTTAAGGCCAATTTCCAGGCAGCCCTTCAG GCCCACAAGGCACAATCGGGGCAATTACGTGCGGCTAAACTTGAAACATAAGCACTACATGCGGGGCCCAGCCCTGCGTGGCAGATTCCTCCGCCGGCAG GTGTGGAAGCAGAAGTGGCAAAAGAAAGAGGGTCTTGACAGGGTTCGGCGCAGGCCCATGAGCCAGGACTCCTGCTTTAAGTGTGGACAGCTTGGCCACTGGGGATCTGAGTGTCCCCAGCACG AAGCAACCTCGGCCTCCCGAGAGGGTGGCGAGGCCAAGTCGCAGACACTGGCCGTGATGGAGACGGTCGCCCCTCACATAGGCCCTGTCTCCTGCCCTGGTGAGccaggtgggagggagaagggagcgaGCAGCTCCCAACTGGAGCTTCCACCCACTCTCCTACCTGAAGATGTAGAAACCAGCAACCTTCAGTGTCCAGGGTCCCCACAGAGGCACCTCCCTGAAGCACCCTGCCCATCTCCCATGCTACCACTCTACCAGCCAGCACCCTCGGGGGAGATGCCAGGTGAGCCAACCCCACAGCCAGGAGCCTGCACAGGAGTTGCTGGGAGCCACGCTGATTACTATGTATCCACAGAGACACCAGCTGAGGTCTTCCAGGCTCTACACCATCTGGGACACCAGGCTTTCCGCCCAGGGCAGGAGCAAGCCATCATGCGAATTCTGTGTG gcaTGTCCACACTGCTGGTGCTGCCCACGGGTGCCGGCAAGTCCCTATGCTACCAGCTTCCTGCACTGCTGTACTTTCAACGCAGCCCCTGCCTCACACTGGTTGTCTCGCCCCTCCTTTCGCTCATGGATGACCAG GTATCTGGCCTGCCCCCAGGCCTGAAGGCTGCCTGCATCCACTCCGGCATGACCAGGAAACAGCGGGAGTCTGTACTGAAGAAG GCCCAGGCAGCCCAGCTGCATGTGCTGATGCTGTCACCCGAGGCACTGGTtgggggcctggcctgcctcACCCAGCTGCCTGCGGTGGCGTTTGCCTGCCTGGACGAAGTCCATTGCCTCTCGCAGTGGTCCCACAATTTCCGGCCCTGCTACTTGCGTGTCTGCAAG gTGCTTCGGGAGCAGGTGGGCGTGCACACCTTCCTGGGTCTCACGGCCACAGCCACACGCAGCACCACCCTTGATGTGGCCCAACACCTGGGTGTAGCCGGTGGCCTGGCCCAGGGGCCCACCGCCATCCCCAGCAACCTGCAGCTGTCCGTGTCCATGGACAGAGACCCAGATCAG GCCCTGGTGACACTGCTACAAAGTGACCGTTTCCGTGCCCTGGACTCTGTCATTGTCTACTGCAACAGGCGTGAGGACACAGAGCGGGTAGCTGCACTGCTCCGCACCTGTCTGCATGGGGCCCGGAGGCCTGGAG GCCAAGCCCCAGAGACCATAGCAGAAGCCTACCACGCAGGCATGAGCAGTCGTGAGCGGCGGCGGGTACAACAGGCCTTCATGGGGGGCCAACTGCTGGTGGTGGTGGCCACAGTGGCCTTCGGGATGGGCCTGGACCGGCCGGACGTGCGGGCTGTCCTGCACCTGGGACTGCCCTCAAGCTTGGAGAGCTATGTGCAGGCTGTGGGCCGAGCTGGGCGCGACGGGCAGCCAGCCCAGTGTCACCTGTTCCTGCAGCctcag GGCGAGGACCTACGGGAGCTTCGCAGGCACGTGCATGCCCAGGCCACCGACTTCCTGGCAGTGAAAAGATTGGTGCAGAGCATCTTCCCACCCTGCCGCTGCCTCCAGCAAATCACACCAGGGCCTGGGTCCCTGCAGAAGGTGGAGCAAGCCGGCAAGTCACATGCAGCTCGGTGCCCAGGCCACCTGCGGGCCCTCCCGGTGCAGCCGATGGTGCAGGCCCTGGACATGCCTGAGGAGG ccatcGAGACCCTGCTCAGCTACCTTGAGCTGCACCCCCAGCACTGGCTGGAGCTGCAGGCGTCCACCTACTCCCACTGCCACCTGCACTTTCCCGGGGGCCCCGCCCAGCTGCAGGCCCTGGCTCGCAG GTGCCTGGCCTTAGCCGCCTGTGTGGCCCGGCAGACGCCCAAGAGCACACCTGGGGGTGGTGTGTCTTTGGACTTTGACGTGGTGGCGCTAGCAGACTCCATGGGCTGGGAGCTACGCCTGGTGCGGCGGGAGCTTCAGCAGCTGCAGTGGGACCCTGAGCTGGGGAcag GGGCGTCCCAGGGCACTGGGGTGCTGGTGGAGTTCAGGCAGCTGGCCTTCTGCCTGCGTAGTCGGGGGGACCTGAGCCCTGAGGAGACAGACGACATCTGCAGCTTCCTGTGTGGCCGCGTGCAGGCACGGGAGCAGGAGGCTTTATCTCGACTGCGTCGCACCTTCCAGACCTTCCACAG CGTGGCCTTTCCCAGCTGTGGGCCGTGCATGGAGCAGCCCGACCAGGAACGCAGCAGCAGACTCAAGGCCCTGCTCAGCTGCTACTTCGAGGAAGAGGTGCCGGGGGTTTCAGAAGAGGagcagggcccagagccaggGCAGGTTCTG CTTGGAGATTGGGAGGACCAGGTCTGCCGGGACATCCGCCACCTCCTGTCCTCATGGCCGGAGCAGCAGTTCTCTGGCAGGGCAGTGGCCCGAATCTTGCATGGCATTG GAAGCCCTTGCTACCCAGCCCAGGTGTACGGACAGGACCGGCGCTTCTGGAGAAAATACCTACACCTCAACTTCCACGTCCTGATGCAGCTGGCTACCAAGGAAGTGCTGGCATGGGGCCGCTGA
- the RECQL4 gene encoding ATP-dependent DNA helicase Q4 isoform X8: MLPLYQPAPSGEMPETPAEVFQALHHLGHQAFRPGQEQAIMRILCGMSTLLVLPTGAGKSLCYQLPALLYFQRSPCLTLVVSPLLSLMDDQVSGLPPGLKAACIHSGMTRKQRESVLKKAQAAQLHVLMLSPEALVGGLACLTQLPAVAFACLDEVHCLSQWSHNFRPCYLRVCKVLREQVGVHTFLGLTATATRSTTLDVAQHLGVAGGLAQGPTAIPSNLQLSVSMDRDPDQALVTLLQSDRFRALDSVIVYCNRREDTERVAALLRTCLHGARRPGGQAPETIAEAYHAGMSSRERRRVQQAFMGGQLLVVVATVAFGMGLDRPDVRAVLHLGLPSSLESYVQAVGRAGRDGQPAQCHLFLQPQGEDLRELRRHVHAQATDFLAVKRLVQSIFPPCRCLQQITPGPGSLQKVEQAGKSHAARCPGHLRALPVQPMVQALDMPEEAIETLLSYLELHPQHWLELQASTYSHCHLHFPGGPAQLQALARRCLALAACVARQTPKSTPGGGVSLDFDVVALADSMGWELRLVRRELQQLQWDPELGTGASQGTGVLVEFRQLAFCLRSRGDLSPEETDDICSFLCGRVQAREQEALSRLRRTFQTFHSVAFPSCGPCMEQPDQERSSRLKALLSCYFEEEVPGVSEEEQGPEPGQVLLGDWEDQVCRDIRHLLSSWPEQQFSGRAVARILHGIGSPCYPAQVYGQDRRFWRKYLHLNFHVLMQLATKEVLAWGR, from the exons ATGCTACCACTCTACCAGCCAGCACCCTCGGGGGAGATGCCAG AGACACCAGCTGAGGTCTTCCAGGCTCTACACCATCTGGGACACCAGGCTTTCCGCCCAGGGCAGGAGCAAGCCATCATGCGAATTCTGTGTG gcaTGTCCACACTGCTGGTGCTGCCCACGGGTGCCGGCAAGTCCCTATGCTACCAGCTTCCTGCACTGCTGTACTTTCAACGCAGCCCCTGCCTCACACTGGTTGTCTCGCCCCTCCTTTCGCTCATGGATGACCAG GTATCTGGCCTGCCCCCAGGCCTGAAGGCTGCCTGCATCCACTCCGGCATGACCAGGAAACAGCGGGAGTCTGTACTGAAGAAG GCCCAGGCAGCCCAGCTGCATGTGCTGATGCTGTCACCCGAGGCACTGGTtgggggcctggcctgcctcACCCAGCTGCCTGCGGTGGCGTTTGCCTGCCTGGACGAAGTCCATTGCCTCTCGCAGTGGTCCCACAATTTCCGGCCCTGCTACTTGCGTGTCTGCAAG gTGCTTCGGGAGCAGGTGGGCGTGCACACCTTCCTGGGTCTCACGGCCACAGCCACACGCAGCACCACCCTTGATGTGGCCCAACACCTGGGTGTAGCCGGTGGCCTGGCCCAGGGGCCCACCGCCATCCCCAGCAACCTGCAGCTGTCCGTGTCCATGGACAGAGACCCAGATCAG GCCCTGGTGACACTGCTACAAAGTGACCGTTTCCGTGCCCTGGACTCTGTCATTGTCTACTGCAACAGGCGTGAGGACACAGAGCGGGTAGCTGCACTGCTCCGCACCTGTCTGCATGGGGCCCGGAGGCCTGGAG GCCAAGCCCCAGAGACCATAGCAGAAGCCTACCACGCAGGCATGAGCAGTCGTGAGCGGCGGCGGGTACAACAGGCCTTCATGGGGGGCCAACTGCTGGTGGTGGTGGCCACAGTGGCCTTCGGGATGGGCCTGGACCGGCCGGACGTGCGGGCTGTCCTGCACCTGGGACTGCCCTCAAGCTTGGAGAGCTATGTGCAGGCTGTGGGCCGAGCTGGGCGCGACGGGCAGCCAGCCCAGTGTCACCTGTTCCTGCAGCctcag GGCGAGGACCTACGGGAGCTTCGCAGGCACGTGCATGCCCAGGCCACCGACTTCCTGGCAGTGAAAAGATTGGTGCAGAGCATCTTCCCACCCTGCCGCTGCCTCCAGCAAATCACACCAGGGCCTGGGTCCCTGCAGAAGGTGGAGCAAGCCGGCAAGTCACATGCAGCTCGGTGCCCAGGCCACCTGCGGGCCCTCCCGGTGCAGCCGATGGTGCAGGCCCTGGACATGCCTGAGGAGG ccatcGAGACCCTGCTCAGCTACCTTGAGCTGCACCCCCAGCACTGGCTGGAGCTGCAGGCGTCCACCTACTCCCACTGCCACCTGCACTTTCCCGGGGGCCCCGCCCAGCTGCAGGCCCTGGCTCGCAG GTGCCTGGCCTTAGCCGCCTGTGTGGCCCGGCAGACGCCCAAGAGCACACCTGGGGGTGGTGTGTCTTTGGACTTTGACGTGGTGGCGCTAGCAGACTCCATGGGCTGGGAGCTACGCCTGGTGCGGCGGGAGCTTCAGCAGCTGCAGTGGGACCCTGAGCTGGGGAcag GGGCGTCCCAGGGCACTGGGGTGCTGGTGGAGTTCAGGCAGCTGGCCTTCTGCCTGCGTAGTCGGGGGGACCTGAGCCCTGAGGAGACAGACGACATCTGCAGCTTCCTGTGTGGCCGCGTGCAGGCACGGGAGCAGGAGGCTTTATCTCGACTGCGTCGCACCTTCCAGACCTTCCACAG CGTGGCCTTTCCCAGCTGTGGGCCGTGCATGGAGCAGCCCGACCAGGAACGCAGCAGCAGACTCAAGGCCCTGCTCAGCTGCTACTTCGAGGAAGAGGTGCCGGGGGTTTCAGAAGAGGagcagggcccagagccaggGCAGGTTCTG CTTGGAGATTGGGAGGACCAGGTCTGCCGGGACATCCGCCACCTCCTGTCCTCATGGCCGGAGCAGCAGTTCTCTGGCAGGGCAGTGGCCCGAATCTTGCATGGCATTG GAAGCCCTTGCTACCCAGCCCAGGTGTACGGACAGGACCGGCGCTTCTGGAGAAAATACCTACACCTCAACTTCCACGTCCTGATGCAGCTGGCTACCAAGGAAGTGCTGGCATGGGGCCGCTGA